The proteins below come from a single Triticum aestivum cultivar Chinese Spring chromosome 5D, IWGSC CS RefSeq v2.1, whole genome shotgun sequence genomic window:
- the LOC123123589 gene encoding probable acylpyruvase FAHD2, mitochondrial: MAAAAQRLLAASTKIVGVGRNYVAHAKELGNPVPKEPVLFLKPTSSFLHAGVATAAVEVPEPLESLHHEVELAVVISRRARDVPEASAMDFVGGYALALDMTARDLQSVAKSTGLPWTLAKAQDTFTPISAVVPKSAVPNPDDLELWLKVDDELRQKGPTSDMIFKVPFLISYISSIMTLMEGDVILTGTPEGVGPVRIGQKIKAGITGLIEAEFDVQRRSRTFSP; this comes from the exons atggcggcggcggcgcagaggcTCCTCGCGGCGAGCACGAAGATCGTCGGGGTCGGGCGCAACTACGTCGCCCACGCCAAGGAGCTCGGCAACCCCGTCCCCAAG GAGCCGGTGCTGTTCCTCAAGCCGACCTCGTCGTTCCTCCACGCGGGCgtggccaccgccgccgtcgaggtGCCCGAGCCGCTCGAGTCGCTGCACCACGAggtcgagctcgccgtcgtcatctCACGGCGCGCGCGCGACGTGCCCGAGGCCTCCGCCATGGACTTCGTCGGAG GTTATGCGCTTGCTTTGGACATGACAGCAAGGGACCTTCAGTCTGTAGCTAAG TCTACAGGTCTTCCTTGGACTTTGGCTAAAGCACAGGATACCTTTACTCCAATTAGTGCAGTG GTTCCAAAATCAGCTGTCCCTAATCCCGATGATCTAGAGCTCTGGCTAAAG GTGGATGATGAACTCAGGCAAAAAGGGCCTACAAGTGATATGATATTCAAGGTTCCTTTCCTAATCAGCTATATCAGTTCAATCATGACATTGATGGAGGGTGATGTGATATTAACCG GTACTCCTGAGGGTGTAGGCCCTGTCCGGATAGGGCAGAAGATCAAAGCTGGTATAACTGGCCTCATCGAGGCCGAGTTTGATGTTCAGAGGCGCAGTCGGACATTTTCTCCCTGA
- the LOC123123587 gene encoding epoxide hydrolase A has protein sequence MAAAAPEIRHRQVEANGITMHVAEAGPASAAALAVLFVHGFPELWYSWRHQMEHLAARGYRCVAPDLRGYGGTSVPPDPASYTAFHVVGDLVALLDALRLRQVFVVGHDWGAIVSWNLCLLRPDRVRALVNLSVAFNPRHPSAKPLDYFRRAYGDDYYVCKFQEPGYEAQFASLDLKRFFKMAITVQTTGSSAMSLKKMQSSNKQITLPSWLSEEDVSYLASVYAKTGFAGGLNYYRCLDLNWELMAPWTGAKVQVPTKFIVGDGDLAYHHPGVKGYIHKGGLKRDVPMLDEVVVIKGAGHFIQQERAQEISEHIYEYIKKFSTDPTRELSKL, from the exons atggcggcggcggcgccggagatAAGGCACCGGCAGGTGGAGGCGAACGGCATCACGATGCACGTCGCCGAGGCCGGCCCGGCCTCCGCCGCGGCCCTCGCGGTGCTCTTCGTGCACGGCTTCCCGGAGCTCTGGTACTCGTGGCGCCACCAGATGGAGCACCTGGCGGCCCGGGGCTACCGCTGCGTGGCCCCCGACCTCCGCGGCTACGGGGGCACCTCCGTGCCGCCCGACCCCGCCTCCTACACCGCCTTCCACGTCGTCGGCGACCTCGTCGCGCTCCTCGACGCCCTCCGCCTCCGCCAG GTGTTCGTGGTGGGGCACGACTGGGGCGCCATCGTGTCGTGGAACCTCTGCCTGCTGCGGCCGGACCGGGTGCGCGCGCTCGTCaacctcagcgtcgccttcaaccCCCGCCACCCCTCCGCCAAGCCCCTCGACTACTTCCGCCGCGCCTACGGCGACGACTACTACGTCTGCAAATTCCAG GAACCTGGATATGAAGCACAATTTGCTAGTCTTGACTTGAAGAGGTTCTTCAAAATGGCAATAACTGTTCAAACCACAGGTTCTTCTGCTATGTCCCTTAAAAAAATGCAGTCAAGCAACAAGCAAATAACACTGCCTTCTTGGCTCTCCGAGGAGGATGTCAGTTACCTAGCAAGTGTATACGCAAAAACTGGCTTTGCTGGTGGCCTTAATTACTACCGCTGTCTAGACCT GAACTGGGAGCTGATGGCGCCATGGACTGGAGCGAAAGTGCAAGTGCCGACCAAGTTCATCGTCGGGGACGGTGACCTGGCATACCATCACCCAGGAGTCAAAGGCTACATACACAAGGGTGGGCTCAAGAGAGACGTGCCCATGCTCGACGAGGTGGTGGTGATCAAAGGTGCCGGGCACTTCATCCAGCAGGAGAGAGCACAGGAGATCAGTGAACACATCTATGAATACATCAAGAAGTTCAGCACAGACCCGACACGGGAATTATCGAAATTGTGA